The following coding sequences lie in one Micromonospora sp. R77 genomic window:
- a CDS encoding Rieske 2Fe-2S domain-containing protein: MRVTGTGHASMRIDTAAGSILCDPWVNPAYFASWFPFPDNSLLDWETLGQVDYLYVSHLHRDHFDAKHLRDFVSKDATVLLPEFPTSEMEDELRELGFTKFLKAPNEQVVELPGGLKIMIQALTSPTDGPIGDSSLWVEYDGVRLLNQNDARPTDLTVFAELGHVHAHLLQFSGAIWYPMVYELPQSAKTAFGKQKRERQFDRTWRYIDDLKADHVFPIAGPPCFLDDALWQFNDIHGDEGNIFPDQSVFLSEYAKVGGTNGIVLLPGSVSEITTSGASTTHPQPVEEFFANKVAHLEEMRERKRGVIEAEKASWRHPEVDVLAGMKRRIEPLLDESIYLAKGVGGPVRFDLVGYDGESVESIVVDFPGKEVRPYADEKVRYRFRTERALIEHLLHIGEVDWVNSLFLSCRFSAARIGQYNEFVYAFFKCLSEERLQYAEGWYDEHERAVDAEDITLDGWVVQRRCPHLKADLSRFGIVDGDQLTCQLHGWKFDLPSGRCLTSVGHKVRAHRVDADTSAPAGEAVS, from the coding sequence GTGCGAGTGACCGGTACGGGGCATGCCAGCATGCGGATCGACACGGCCGCGGGCAGCATCCTGTGCGACCCGTGGGTCAATCCGGCCTACTTCGCCTCCTGGTTCCCGTTCCCCGACAATTCGCTGCTCGACTGGGAGACCCTGGGCCAGGTCGACTACCTGTACGTGTCGCACCTGCACCGGGACCACTTCGACGCCAAGCACCTGCGCGACTTCGTCTCGAAGGACGCCACCGTCCTGCTCCCCGAGTTCCCCACCTCGGAGATGGAGGACGAGCTGCGGGAGCTGGGCTTCACCAAGTTCCTCAAGGCGCCGAACGAGCAGGTCGTGGAGCTGCCCGGCGGCCTGAAGATCATGATCCAGGCGCTGACCAGCCCGACCGACGGCCCGATCGGTGACTCCTCCCTCTGGGTCGAGTACGACGGCGTCCGGCTGCTCAACCAGAACGACGCCCGCCCCACCGACCTGACCGTCTTCGCCGAGCTGGGCCACGTGCACGCGCACCTGCTCCAGTTCTCCGGCGCGATCTGGTACCCGATGGTCTACGAGCTGCCGCAGTCGGCGAAGACCGCGTTCGGCAAGCAGAAGCGGGAGCGGCAGTTCGACCGCACCTGGCGCTACATCGACGACCTGAAGGCCGACCACGTCTTCCCGATCGCCGGCCCGCCGTGCTTCCTCGACGACGCGTTGTGGCAGTTCAACGACATCCACGGCGACGAGGGCAACATCTTCCCCGACCAGTCGGTGTTCCTGTCGGAATACGCGAAGGTCGGCGGCACCAACGGCATCGTGCTGCTGCCCGGCAGCGTCTCCGAGATCACCACCTCCGGCGCGAGCACCACCCACCCGCAGCCGGTGGAGGAGTTCTTCGCGAACAAGGTCGCCCACCTGGAGGAGATGCGGGAGCGCAAGCGCGGCGTCATCGAGGCGGAGAAGGCGTCCTGGCGGCACCCCGAGGTGGACGTGCTCGCCGGCATGAAGCGCCGGATCGAGCCGCTGCTGGACGAGTCGATCTATCTGGCCAAGGGGGTCGGCGGCCCGGTCCGTTTCGACCTGGTCGGTTACGACGGTGAATCCGTCGAGTCGATCGTGGTGGACTTCCCGGGCAAGGAGGTCCGGCCGTACGCGGACGAGAAGGTGCGCTACCGGTTCCGTACCGAACGGGCGCTGATCGAGCACCTGCTGCACATCGGCGAGGTGGACTGGGTCAACTCGCTCTTCCTCTCCTGCCGGTTCTCCGCGGCCCGGATCGGCCAGTACAACGAGTTCGTCTACGCCTTCTTCAAGTGCCTCTCCGAGGAGCGCCTCCAGTACGCCGAGGGCTGGTACGACGAGCACGAGCGGGCGGTCGACGCCGAGGACATCACCCTGGACGGCTGGGTGGTGCAGCGCCGCTGCCCGCACCTGAAGGCGGACCTGAGCCGGTTCGGGATCGTGGACGGTGACCAGCTCACCTGCCAGCTGCACGGCTGGAAGTTCGACCTGCCCAGCGGGCGCTGCCTGACCAGCGTCGGCCACAAGGTCCGCGCCCACCGGGTCGACGCCGACACCTCTGCCCCGGCCGGCGAGGCGGTCAGCTGA
- a CDS encoding TMEM175 family protein: MARDASRVEAFSDAVIAIVLTLMAVELLQFSPDAPDGHGLAAALAHEWRAYLAYVITFGIVGQVWLTHHNMWRYVCRVDQMLLVLNLLLLMFVAAIPFTANLLSDNLRGAAVDQRLSAALYVGTVLGEALFFNLSWWWARRRGLLHPDLDPRLAKAVARRFLLGPLLYLVAFAVVFVDPILSLLAYLLLIALYLIRGPGDLPPAGREAAESG; encoded by the coding sequence ATGGCCCGGGACGCCTCCCGGGTGGAGGCGTTCAGCGACGCGGTGATCGCCATCGTGCTGACGCTGATGGCGGTCGAGCTGCTCCAGTTCAGCCCGGACGCCCCGGACGGGCACGGGCTCGCGGCCGCGCTGGCCCACGAGTGGCGGGCCTACCTGGCGTACGTCATCACGTTCGGGATCGTCGGACAGGTCTGGCTGACCCACCACAACATGTGGCGGTACGTCTGCCGGGTCGACCAGATGCTGCTCGTGCTGAACCTGCTGCTGCTGATGTTCGTGGCGGCCATCCCGTTCACCGCGAACCTGCTGTCGGACAATCTGCGCGGCGCGGCCGTCGACCAGCGGCTGAGCGCCGCGCTCTATGTCGGCACGGTGCTCGGTGAGGCGCTGTTCTTCAACCTGAGCTGGTGGTGGGCGCGCCGGCGCGGCCTGCTGCACCCGGATCTGGACCCCCGGCTGGCGAAGGCGGTGGCCCGCCGGTTCCTGCTCGGGCCGCTGCTCTATCTGGTCGCCTTCGCGGTGGTCTTCGTCGACCCGATCCTGAGTCTGCTGGCCTACCTGTTGCTGATCGCGCTCTATCTGATCCGGGGCCCCGGCGACCTCCCACCCGCCGGGCGGGAGGCCGCCGAGTCGGGGTGA
- the pyrH gene encoding UMP kinase, with product MTQVVSDRSLAADDPTAPPPGRARRVVLKLSGEVFGGGAIGVDPDVVQAIARQIATVVRRGVQVSVVVGGGNFFRGAGLQKRGMDRARADYMGMLGTVMNCLALQDFLEKEGIETRVQSAITMAQVAEPYIPLRAIRHLEKGRVVIFGAGAGMPYFSTDTVAAQRALEIRADVVLMSKNGVDAVYTADPRVDPTASKLDSITFSEVLRRNLRVADAAAFSLCMENGLPMLVFGAQGDDTIVRAVSGEKIGTLITA from the coding sequence ATGACGCAGGTTGTGAGTGACCGGAGCCTGGCGGCGGATGATCCCACCGCCCCGCCGCCCGGCCGGGCGCGTCGGGTGGTGCTGAAGCTCTCCGGCGAGGTCTTCGGCGGCGGCGCGATCGGTGTCGACCCGGACGTCGTGCAGGCCATCGCCCGGCAGATCGCCACCGTGGTCCGCCGCGGCGTGCAGGTCTCCGTGGTGGTCGGCGGCGGCAACTTCTTCCGCGGCGCGGGGCTGCAGAAGCGGGGCATGGACCGGGCCCGGGCCGACTACATGGGCATGCTCGGCACGGTGATGAACTGCCTCGCGCTCCAGGACTTCCTGGAGAAGGAGGGCATCGAGACCCGGGTGCAGAGCGCGATCACCATGGCCCAGGTCGCCGAGCCGTACATCCCGCTGCGGGCGATCCGGCACCTGGAGAAGGGCCGTGTGGTCATCTTCGGTGCGGGCGCCGGCATGCCCTACTTCTCCACCGACACGGTGGCGGCCCAGCGCGCGCTGGAGATCCGCGCCGACGTGGTGCTGATGAGCAAGAACGGCGTGGACGCCGTCTACACCGCCGACCCCCGGGTCGACCCCACGGCCAGCAAGCTCGACTCGATCACCTTCTCCGAGGTGCTGCGCCGCAACCTGCGGGTGGCCGACGCCGCGGCGTTCAGCCTCTGCATGGAGAACGGCCTGCCGATGCTGGTCTTCGGCGCACAGGGCGACGACACGATCGTCCGCGCCGTCAGTGGCGAGAAGATCGGCACCCTGATCACCGCCTGA
- the frr gene encoding ribosome recycling factor: MIDDTLLEAEEKMERAIEHAKEEFGAIRTGRANAAMFSKVIIDYYGSPTPLPQMASIGVPEPRMVIIKPYDNSQINAMEKAIRDSDLGVNPNNEGNQLRILLPQMTEERRREMIKVARHKGEEAKVAVRNIRRKGKEELDRLVKDGEVGEDEGRRAEKELDDLTQRFVAMVDELVKHKEAELLEV; the protein is encoded by the coding sequence GTGATCGACGACACCCTCCTCGAAGCCGAGGAGAAGATGGAGCGTGCCATCGAGCACGCCAAGGAGGAGTTCGGCGCCATCCGCACCGGTCGCGCCAACGCCGCCATGTTCTCCAAGGTCATCATCGACTACTACGGCAGCCCCACCCCGCTGCCCCAGATGGCGTCCATCGGCGTTCCCGAGCCGCGCATGGTGATCATCAAGCCGTACGACAACTCGCAGATCAACGCCATGGAAAAGGCGATCCGCGACTCGGACCTCGGCGTGAACCCGAACAACGAGGGCAACCAGCTGCGCATCCTGCTGCCGCAGATGACCGAGGAGCGGCGGCGCGAGATGATCAAGGTCGCCCGGCACAAGGGTGAGGAGGCCAAGGTGGCCGTCCGCAACATCCGCCGCAAGGGCAAGGAAGAGCTGGACCGCCTCGTCAAGGACGGCGAGGTCGGCGAGGACGAGGGCCGCCGCGCCGAGAAGGAGCTGGACGACCTGACCCAGCGCTTCGTCGCCATGGTCGACGAGCTGGTCAAGCACAAGGAAGCCGAGCTGCTCGAGGTCTGA
- a CDS encoding NAD(P)/FAD-dependent oxidoreductase, with protein sequence MSEASELPARADVVIVGSGHNGLVSAILLARAGLDVLVLEAADVIGGATRTENPFPKVPQLRHSTGSYLLGLMPPELLATLDVRIPVLRRDPHYFLPTPGGLGAPYLLMGSDHAATRRQLTEFFSPADVAADDAMQAELAQLREDLAPAWLAEPLPVEETAERYVRPALRQVFVDLVRGSVADHLARFDFRSELLVSMYAVTDGLSGLNAGPDDPGTGHNFLVHNMCRLPGADGTWMIAEGGMGTVSRTFAEAARAAGATIRTGTPVTAVTLDGGAASGVVLADGRSVDASVVLGACDPYRLMELLPDGALPAPLGERMAAVRRTGTTLKLNLALTGLPRFSCLPADAPSPFGSTIHLLPGSASLVGAGGESPMAALRAMWADVQAGRLPAEPTIEWYLHTTVDPSLSDPAGHHSSALFVQSVPYELTGTTWDEALPGYVDTLIGICERYAPGTAELIADAVPLPPPGIEAHFGITGGHIHHVDNTVSFTDRMPYATGVDGVYAGSAGCHPAGSVIGAAGHNAARRILADLGR encoded by the coding sequence ATGAGCGAAGCGAGTGAGCTGCCCGCCCGCGCCGACGTGGTGATCGTCGGATCCGGGCACAACGGACTGGTCTCCGCGATCCTGCTGGCCCGCGCCGGCCTCGACGTGCTGGTGCTGGAGGCGGCGGACGTCATCGGCGGGGCCACCCGCACCGAGAACCCGTTCCCGAAGGTGCCGCAACTGCGCCACTCCACCGGGTCGTACCTGCTCGGCCTGATGCCGCCGGAACTGCTCGCCACGCTCGACGTCCGCATCCCGGTGCTGCGCCGCGACCCGCACTACTTCCTGCCCACCCCGGGCGGCCTCGGCGCGCCGTACCTGTTGATGGGGAGCGACCACGCGGCCACCCGGCGGCAGCTCACCGAGTTCTTCTCCCCCGCCGACGTGGCCGCCGACGACGCCATGCAGGCCGAGCTGGCCCAGCTCCGCGAGGACCTGGCACCGGCCTGGCTGGCCGAGCCGCTGCCGGTCGAGGAGACCGCCGAACGGTACGTCCGGCCCGCCCTGCGGCAGGTCTTCGTCGACCTGGTCCGCGGCTCGGTCGCCGACCACCTGGCCCGCTTCGACTTCCGCTCCGAGCTGCTGGTCAGCATGTACGCGGTCACCGACGGCCTCTCCGGGCTGAACGCCGGCCCGGACGACCCGGGCACCGGACACAACTTCCTGGTGCACAACATGTGCCGGCTGCCCGGCGCGGACGGCACCTGGATGATCGCCGAAGGCGGCATGGGCACCGTCTCCCGCACGTTCGCCGAGGCCGCCCGCGCCGCCGGGGCCACCATCCGCACCGGTACGCCGGTCACCGCCGTCACCCTCGACGGCGGCGCGGCCAGCGGCGTGGTCCTCGCCGACGGGCGCTCCGTCGACGCCTCCGTGGTGCTCGGGGCGTGCGACCCGTACCGGTTGATGGAGCTGCTGCCCGACGGCGCGCTGCCGGCGCCGCTCGGCGAGCGGATGGCGGCGGTCCGCCGCACCGGCACCACACTCAAGCTCAACCTGGCGCTCACCGGGCTGCCCCGCTTCTCCTGCCTGCCGGCCGACGCGCCGAGCCCGTTCGGCTCCACCATCCACCTGCTGCCCGGCTCGGCGTCGCTGGTCGGGGCGGGCGGCGAGTCGCCGATGGCGGCGCTGCGCGCGATGTGGGCGGACGTGCAGGCCGGCCGGCTGCCGGCCGAGCCGACCATCGAGTGGTACCTGCACACCACCGTCGACCCGTCGCTCTCCGACCCGGCCGGGCACCACTCGTCGGCACTCTTCGTCCAGTCGGTCCCCTACGAGCTGACCGGCACCACCTGGGACGAGGCGCTGCCCGGTTACGTCGACACCCTGATCGGGATCTGCGAACGCTACGCCCCCGGCACCGCCGAGCTGATCGCCGATGCCGTGCCGCTGCCCCCGCCCGGGATCGAGGCGCACTTCGGCATCACCGGCGGGCACATCCACCATGTCGACAACACGGTCAGCTTCACCGACCGGATGCCGTACGCCACCGGGGTCGACGGCGTCTACGCCGGCAGCGCGGGCTGCCATCCGGCCGGCAGCGTCATCGGCGCCGCCGGCCACAACGCCGCCCGCCGCATCCTCGCCGACCTGGGCCGGTAG
- the tsf gene encoding translation elongation factor Ts has product MSNFTAADVKKLRDLTGAGMMDSKKALTEAEGDFDKAIEILRVKGAKDVGKRAGRTAANGLVAHSGKALLELNCETDFVAKNDAFIALAQQLVEHGERSGAGTAEELLASSIDGKPVADLIQEQSAKIGEKLVLNRFAKLDGTTAVYLHRKSQDLPPAVGVLVEYAGKTDEAGDADARAVAMQIAAMRPKYLTRDEVPAEVVESERRIAEQTAREENKPEAALPKIVEGRVNSFFKDYVLVEQASVADNKKTVKQVLADAGIEVTRFLRFEVGQA; this is encoded by the coding sequence ATGTCCAACTTCACCGCCGCGGACGTCAAGAAGCTCCGCGACCTCACCGGCGCCGGCATGATGGACTCCAAGAAGGCGCTGACCGAGGCTGAGGGCGACTTCGACAAGGCCATCGAGATCCTGCGCGTCAAGGGCGCCAAGGACGTCGGCAAGCGGGCCGGCCGCACCGCCGCCAACGGTCTGGTCGCGCACTCCGGCAAGGCGCTGCTCGAGCTCAACTGCGAGACCGACTTCGTCGCCAAGAACGACGCCTTCATCGCCCTGGCCCAGCAGCTCGTCGAGCACGGCGAGCGCAGCGGCGCCGGCACCGCCGAGGAGCTGCTGGCCAGCTCGATCGACGGCAAGCCGGTCGCCGACCTGATCCAGGAGCAGTCCGCCAAGATCGGCGAGAAGCTGGTGCTGAACCGCTTCGCCAAGCTGGACGGCACCACCGCGGTCTACCTGCACCGCAAGAGCCAGGACCTGCCGCCGGCGGTCGGCGTGCTGGTCGAGTACGCCGGCAAGACCGACGAGGCCGGTGACGCCGACGCCCGCGCCGTGGCCATGCAGATCGCCGCGATGCGCCCGAAGTACCTCACCCGGGACGAGGTGCCGGCCGAGGTCGTCGAGTCCGAGCGGCGCATCGCCGAGCAGACCGCCCGCGAGGAGAACAAGCCCGAGGCGGCGCTGCCGAAGATCGTCGAGGGCCGGGTGAACTCCTTCTTCAAGGACTACGTCCTGGTCGAGCAGGCGTCGGTCGCCGACAACAAGAAGACGGTGAAGCAGGTGCTGGCCGACGCCGGCATCGAGGTCACCCGCTTCCTGCGGTTCGAGGTCGGCCAGGCCTGA
- the rlmN gene encoding 23S rRNA (adenine(2503)-C(2))-methyltransferase RlmN gives MTSLPLISVDPDARGRRPAMPPRHLADLDLPGRQALATELGEPAFRAKQISHHYFGRLVRDAARMTDLPAATREKLAGALLPTLLTPVRELACDDGATRKALWRLHDGSLVESVLMGYPDRVTVCISSQAGCGMACPFCATGQAGLTRNLSTAEIVDQAVYLAGVAASGAVAGSPPRLSHVVFMGMGEPLANYSRVVAAIRRLVTPAPEGLGLSQRHITVSTVGLVPAIRRLASEDLSVTLALSLHAPDDELRDELVPVNQRWKVSEVLDAAWDYAATTGRRVSIEYAMIKDVNDQPWRADLLGRLLAGKLAHVNLIPLNPTPGSRWDASPKPVEREFVRRLRDAGVSTTVRDTRGREIDGACGQLAAAEDRDTDAPHEATA, from the coding sequence ATGACGAGCCTCCCCCTGATCTCCGTAGACCCCGACGCCCGCGGCCGGCGGCCGGCGATGCCGCCCCGGCACCTCGCCGACCTGGACCTGCCGGGCCGGCAGGCACTCGCCACCGAGCTGGGCGAGCCGGCGTTCCGTGCCAAGCAGATCTCCCACCACTACTTCGGTCGGCTGGTGCGCGACGCCGCCCGGATGACGGACCTGCCGGCGGCCACCCGGGAGAAGTTGGCCGGCGCGTTGCTGCCCACGCTGCTCACCCCGGTACGCGAGCTGGCCTGCGACGACGGCGCCACCCGCAAGGCGCTCTGGCGACTGCACGACGGTTCGCTGGTGGAGAGCGTGCTGATGGGCTACCCGGACCGGGTCACCGTCTGCATCTCCAGCCAGGCCGGCTGCGGCATGGCCTGCCCGTTCTGCGCCACCGGCCAGGCCGGCCTGACCCGTAACCTCTCCACCGCCGAGATCGTCGACCAGGCGGTCTATCTCGCCGGGGTGGCCGCCTCCGGTGCCGTCGCCGGCTCCCCGCCGCGGCTGTCGCACGTCGTCTTCATGGGCATGGGCGAGCCGCTGGCCAACTACTCGCGGGTGGTCGCGGCGATCCGCCGGCTGGTCACGCCGGCCCCCGAGGGGCTCGGCCTGTCGCAGCGGCACATCACCGTCTCCACGGTCGGGCTGGTGCCGGCCATCCGCCGACTGGCCAGCGAAGACCTCTCAGTGACCCTTGCGTTGTCGCTGCACGCCCCCGATGATGAGCTTCGCGACGAACTCGTCCCGGTCAACCAGCGCTGGAAGGTGTCCGAGGTGCTGGACGCGGCATGGGACTACGCCGCCACGACGGGGCGTCGCGTGTCGATCGAGTACGCGATGATCAAGGACGTGAACGACCAGCCGTGGCGAGCCGATCTGCTCGGGCGGCTGCTGGCCGGCAAGCTGGCCCACGTGAACCTCATCCCGCTCAACCCGACTCCGGGCAGCCGCTGGGACGCCAGCCCGAAGCCGGTCGAGCGGGAGTTCGTCCGGCGGTTGCGCGACGCCGGGGTGTCGACCACCGTGCGGGACACCCGGGGACGCGAGATCGACGGCGCGTGTGGGCAGCTCGCCGCCGCCGAGGACAGGGACACCGATGCGCCGCACGAGGCAACGGCGTGA
- a CDS encoding DUF2631 domain-containing protein: MAGSEPVTAPDQHKPGHRKSGRIGAVLSAVVLVVMALCGNHEGKVEDIWLIGIALVLLAIVIGDSVLRRNGLRS, encoded by the coding sequence GTGGCAGGAAGCGAGCCGGTAACCGCGCCAGATCAGCACAAGCCCGGGCACCGCAAGTCGGGGCGGATCGGTGCGGTGCTCTCGGCGGTGGTCTTGGTAGTGATGGCGCTCTGCGGCAATCACGAGGGCAAGGTCGAGGACATCTGGCTCATCGGGATCGCCCTGGTGCTGCTCGCCATCGTCATCGGCGACTCGGTGCTGCGCCGCAACGGCCTGCGGTCCTGA
- a CDS encoding phosphatidate cytidylyltransferase, whose translation MGLGAAILVPLFFYPLAFLGVIAVAVAIGIWEMARAVRRSGAHPPLVPLIAGGVLTVGLAWFAGPDALSLGLLVTVLGTMIWRLGDGPGNYQRDLTAATLIAVYVPFLAGFAAMLAAAPGDGRLRVLVTLVAVVLSDTGGYAAGVSFGKHPMAPSISPKKSWEGFAGSVTAAAVGSAVLIWLFFDVAPWWGALFGVAVSGAAVLGDLAESMIKRDLGVKDMSNLLPGHGGLMDRLDSILFAVPTAYLLLALFAPAAG comes from the coding sequence TTGGGGCTCGGCGCGGCGATCCTGGTGCCGCTCTTCTTCTATCCGCTGGCCTTCCTCGGGGTGATCGCCGTCGCCGTGGCGATCGGCATCTGGGAGATGGCCCGGGCGGTACGCCGCAGCGGCGCCCACCCGCCGCTGGTGCCGCTGATCGCCGGTGGTGTGCTCACCGTCGGGCTGGCCTGGTTCGCCGGCCCGGACGCGTTGAGCCTGGGCCTGCTGGTCACCGTCCTCGGCACGATGATCTGGCGGCTCGGCGACGGCCCCGGCAACTACCAGCGGGACCTCACCGCGGCCACCCTGATCGCGGTCTACGTGCCATTCCTGGCCGGCTTCGCGGCGATGCTGGCCGCGGCACCCGGGGACGGTCGGCTGCGGGTCCTGGTGACCCTGGTCGCGGTGGTCCTCTCCGACACCGGCGGTTATGCGGCGGGCGTCTCCTTCGGCAAGCACCCGATGGCCCCGTCGATCAGTCCGAAGAAGTCCTGGGAGGGGTTCGCCGGGTCGGTGACCGCGGCGGCGGTGGGCAGCGCGGTGCTGATCTGGCTCTTCTTCGACGTGGCCCCCTGGTGGGGGGCGCTGTTCGGGGTGGCGGTCTCCGGCGCGGCGGTCCTCGGCGACCTGGCCGAGTCGATGATCAAGCGGGATCTCGGCGTGAAGGACATGAGCAACCTGCTGCCCGGTCACGGTGGTCTGATGGACCGGCTGGACTCGATCCTGTTCGCGGTCCCCACGGCCTACCTGCTCCTCGCCCTCTTCGCCCCGGCGGCGGGCTGA
- a CDS encoding DivIVA domain-containing protein: MASQGQRFRRKALRRGYKVDEVDAFLDRVEATLDGQPIGAPVASQEVHDVVFRVRFNGYDEWQVDLHLDRVERQLAELEERTGAAGGRGGDPRMADRLGPPVRDDRGLSPVPQPPMPPRSMPAQAGPPADRYGRYDEPTGAFAGGYDAPRGGYDAPRGPAGPGPMGHGGPMGHAGPPPSRGLPPGPSGYGAQDDPRYGAQDDPRYGAPEDPRYGGGHDEPRYGGQDESRFDGFEAGRHGRADMTAEIRMPERELRDPRGRGPAGPPALPQQGMGPGMAGPPMGGPAVGGPPMVGPPMAGPPGSDLYRVDQIRRSFQVRRFGSGYDPDQVDRFFDTLLGGMQGRNPMPVNPKDLDTLRFPLVPGGYFEAEVDAALKDVQDILFGR; encoded by the coding sequence GTGGCGAGTCAGGGTCAGCGTTTCCGGCGTAAGGCGCTCCGCCGGGGATACAAGGTCGACGAGGTCGACGCCTTCCTGGACCGGGTCGAGGCGACCCTCGACGGCCAGCCGATCGGCGCACCCGTCGCCTCCCAGGAGGTCCACGACGTCGTCTTCCGGGTCCGCTTCAACGGCTACGACGAGTGGCAGGTCGACCTGCACCTCGACCGGGTCGAGCGGCAGCTGGCCGAGCTGGAGGAGCGCACCGGCGCGGCCGGCGGGCGCGGGGGCGACCCCCGGATGGCCGACCGGCTGGGCCCGCCCGTACGGGACGATCGTGGCCTGTCGCCGGTGCCGCAGCCGCCGATGCCGCCCCGGTCGATGCCGGCGCAGGCCGGCCCGCCCGCCGACCGTTACGGCCGCTACGACGAGCCGACCGGCGCGTTCGCCGGCGGGTACGACGCCCCTCGGGGCGGGTACGACGCGCCGCGCGGCCCGGCCGGTCCCGGCCCGATGGGTCACGGTGGGCCGATGGGTCACGCCGGTCCTCCGCCGTCGCGTGGCCTGCCCCCGGGCCCGTCCGGCTACGGCGCCCAGGACGATCCCCGCTACGGTGCCCAGGACGACCCCCGCTACGGCGCTCCGGAGGACCCGCGCTACGGCGGCGGCCACGACGAGCCCCGCTACGGCGGCCAGGACGAGTCGCGCTTCGACGGCTTCGAGGCCGGCCGGCACGGCCGCGCCGACATGACCGCCGAGATCCGGATGCCCGAGCGGGAGCTGCGCGACCCGCGGGGTCGGGGCCCGGCCGGCCCGCCGGCCCTCCCGCAGCAGGGCATGGGCCCGGGAATGGCCGGCCCGCCGATGGGCGGTCCCGCCGTCGGTGGCCCGCCCATGGTCGGCCCGCCGATGGCCGGCCCGCCCGGCAGCGACCTCTATCGGGTGGACCAGATCCGGCGCAGCTTCCAGGTGCGCCGCTTCGGCAGCGGGTACGACCCGGACCAGGTCGACCGCTTCTTCGACACCCTGCTCGGTGGCATGCAGGGGCGCAACCCGATGCCGGTGAACCCGAAGGACCTGGACACCCTGCGCTTTCCCCTGGTGCCCGGCGGCTACTTCGAGGCCGAGGTCGACGCCGCGCTCAAGGACGTCCAGGACATCCTCTTCGGCCGCTGA
- the rpsB gene encoding 30S ribosomal protein S2 produces MAVVTMRQLLESGVHFGHQTRRWNPKMKRFIMTERNGIYIIDLRQTLDYIEKAYDFVRGTVAEGGSILFVGTKKQAQEAIAEQATRVGQPYVNHRWLGGMLTNFQTVYKRLQRMKELEALGDLSGTAAGYTKKETLQLSREKIKLTKTLGGLRDMQKLPAAVWIVDTKKEHIAVDEARKLGIPVIAVLDTNCDPDEVDFPIPGNDDAIRSAELLTKVVAAAVADGLIARSGRRRGGDEKPEPGQVGADEPLAEWERELLEQPKKADEQPAQAAEQPAQPTEQPAEQPATAAAE; encoded by the coding sequence ATGGCCGTCGTGACCATGCGTCAGCTGCTGGAGAGCGGTGTCCACTTCGGGCACCAGACCCGGCGCTGGAACCCGAAGATGAAGCGCTTCATCATGACGGAGCGCAACGGCATCTACATCATCGACCTGCGCCAGACCCTCGACTACATCGAGAAGGCGTACGACTTCGTGCGGGGCACCGTCGCCGAGGGTGGCAGCATCCTCTTCGTCGGCACCAAGAAGCAGGCGCAGGAGGCCATCGCCGAGCAGGCGACCCGGGTCGGCCAGCCGTACGTCAACCACCGCTGGCTCGGCGGCATGCTGACCAACTTCCAGACGGTGTACAAGCGCCTTCAGCGGATGAAGGAGCTGGAGGCCCTGGGTGACCTGAGCGGCACCGCCGCCGGTTACACCAAGAAGGAGACCCTGCAGCTCTCCCGCGAGAAGATCAAGCTCACCAAGACCCTCGGTGGTCTGCGGGACATGCAGAAGCTCCCGGCCGCGGTGTGGATCGTCGACACCAAGAAGGAGCACATCGCCGTCGACGAGGCCCGCAAGCTGGGCATCCCGGTGATCGCGGTGCTCGACACCAACTGCGACCCCGACGAGGTCGACTTCCCGATCCCGGGCAACGACGACGCGATCCGCTCGGCCGAGCTGCTGACCAAGGTCGTGGCCGCCGCCGTCGCCGACGGTCTGATCGCCCGCTCCGGCCGTCGTCGTGGTGGCGACGAGAAGCCCGAGCCGGGCCAGGTCGGCGCCGACGAGCCGCTGGCCGAGTGGGAGCGCGAGCTGCTGGAGCAGCCGAAGAAGGCCGACGAGCAGCCGGCGCAGGCCGCCGAGCAGCCCGCCCAGCCGACCGAGCAGCCCGCCGAGCAGCCGGCGACCGCCGCCGCGGAGTGA